In a genomic window of Candidatus Saccharimonadales bacterium:
- a CDS encoding MFS transporter, translating to MKRHPKRSFDLYILTALSKGFPVFCSVLLPVLYAEKLIDAQAIGYIGATFIVFTIVGAVTVVRWLHKLATRHVLQLAAVGVMVASCIVFAALSIQNIALLMLAYGVMGVASGTALSGVNAITANMTTRGNRFKMIARLSMVADIVRVAFALVVAGLVVLGAMKAAVALIALFAIIFLFYASRQESVKTNIAPKITAQAIKHNRPFKFFLSLEFLDSFCSSQLFVFLPLLFLAKGYSLENSILLQAFTFLGYMSGRWLVGILAHRLSGLKAVGIAEIGLVVSILLILFAHSLWILYVLTFALGLFARGTSPAIKSLAFDALEDNQTKQGSALHVIVGDSGSAAGQFTFGLLVAFYGEKSPFIVAMCIASIIAILCIPRVVALFRLTNSSVSPSPHLANKYS from the coding sequence ATGAAACGACATCCCAAAAGGTCATTTGACCTCTATATTTTAACTGCGCTCTCCAAAGGTTTTCCTGTATTTTGTTCTGTGCTTTTGCCTGTACTGTATGCCGAGAAACTCATTGATGCTCAGGCGATCGGATATATTGGGGCTACTTTTATTGTCTTTACGATTGTCGGTGCGGTAACCGTCGTGAGATGGCTGCATAAATTGGCTACACGTCATGTCTTGCAGCTAGCGGCTGTTGGTGTGATGGTGGCTTCATGTATTGTTTTCGCCGCTCTTAGCATTCAGAATATTGCTCTGCTCATGTTGGCCTATGGGGTAATGGGCGTAGCATCAGGAACGGCTCTCTCGGGTGTCAACGCAATCACTGCGAATATGACTACTCGTGGAAATAGATTCAAGATGATTGCAAGATTAAGTATGGTTGCTGACATCGTCAGGGTTGCTTTTGCGCTTGTCGTTGCTGGATTAGTTGTTTTAGGTGCGATGAAAGCAGCCGTCGCCTTAATTGCGCTGTTTGCGATTATTTTTCTATTTTATGCGTCACGCCAAGAGTCTGTGAAAACAAATATTGCACCGAAAATTACTGCACAGGCAATCAAACATAATAGGCCGTTCAAATTTTTCTTGTCACTTGAATTCCTAGATTCATTCTGTAGTTCGCAACTGTTTGTCTTTCTTCCACTTCTATTTCTTGCCAAAGGTTATTCATTGGAAAATAGCATACTTCTGCAGGCTTTTACTTTCCTAGGATATATGAGCGGGCGCTGGCTAGTAGGAATACTCGCACACCGATTGTCGGGATTAAAAGCAGTTGGAATTGCTGAAATAGGGCTGGTTGTTTCAATACTGTTGATTTTGTTTGCACATTCTTTGTGGATTTTGTATGTTTTAACTTTTGCTCTAGGTCTCTTTGCACGGGGTACTTCCCCTGCAATTAAATCATTGGCGTTTGACGCGTTAGAGGATAACCAAACCAAACAAGGATCAGCCCTGCATGTCATCGTAGGTGATAGCGGTAGCGCGGCAGGACAGTTTACTTTCGGGTTGCTAGTTGCGTTTTACGGCGAGAAATCACCGTTCATTGTTGCGATGTGTATTGCCTCTATAATCGCAATCTTATGTATACCTCGAGTCGTTGCCTTATTCAGATTAACGAATAGCAGTGTAAGTCCCAGTCCTCACTTAGCTAATAAATACTCTTGA
- a CDS encoding DUF84 family protein: MSEIVDVYVSSQSPIKHTAVKRAFARIGLQIETIGFDVESDVAAQPLSIQEIYEGAQNRHTKLRRLVDEKSGYLVTSESGVIKPFPGANWKGCEVVVIERQPGGMSMVGIDLGVEYPQEMMDKIPSKYADLGVLLQAEHGFTEKDPPSYLTNGRISRAELIEQALFKVLAQMDVETT, from the coding sequence ATGAGCGAAATCGTAGATGTATATGTCAGTAGTCAAAGTCCGATAAAGCATACTGCTGTAAAGCGGGCGTTTGCTCGAATAGGGCTTCAAATCGAAACCATTGGTTTTGATGTAGAATCTGATGTGGCGGCTCAGCCGCTATCCATTCAAGAAATATATGAAGGAGCGCAAAATAGACACACAAAACTCCGTCGTCTCGTGGACGAGAAATCTGGTTATCTAGTGACGAGCGAGAGTGGTGTGATAAAACCATTTCCTGGTGCAAATTGGAAAGGCTGTGAGGTGGTGGTGATCGAGAGACAGCCTGGTGGTATGAGCATGGTAGGTATAGATCTTGGAGTAGAATACCCACAAGAAATGATGGATAAGATTCCAAGTAAATATGCTGATCTTGGTGTCCTCTTGCAGGCAGAACATGGCTTTACTGAAAAAGATCCGCCATCATATCTTACAAATGGGAGGATATCAAGAGCAGAGCTGATCGAACAGGCGCTGTTTAAGGTTTTAGCCCAGATGGATGTGGAGACAACATAA
- a CDS encoding SDR family oxidoreductase — MKTILITGSSRGIGKAVAMLAASKGYRVIVHASTDSDELNQTHKEIEGSLKTFFDVADKKAVDSEIAKLGVIDILVNNAGIGRSRNTDVRDADDEQALKEYKVNVLGTLHCIQAIIPGMVERGGGSIVNIASIKGHYSLTSMKSLTYGISKAGVIALTQALAKEFPTVRINSVSPGYVKTDMSKSWPPEIFDKISKQTILSRIAQPEEIAQAVLFLASDDASYATGTDLLIDGGFNIKDK, encoded by the coding sequence ATGAAGACAATTCTCATCACCGGTTCCAGTCGAGGTATAGGCAAAGCGGTTGCTATGCTTGCGGCATCAAAAGGCTACAGAGTCATAGTCCATGCAAGTACGGACTCTGATGAGCTCAACCAAACACATAAGGAAATTGAAGGTTCATTAAAAACCTTTTTCGATGTCGCAGATAAAAAAGCCGTTGATTCGGAGATTGCGAAACTAGGCGTAATTGACATTCTTGTTAATAACGCAGGGATTGGTAGGTCGCGAAATACCGATGTTCGAGATGCCGATGATGAGCAAGCCCTTAAAGAGTACAAGGTGAATGTCCTTGGTACACTACACTGTATTCAAGCAATCATTCCAGGTATGGTTGAACGTGGGGGCGGTTCAATCGTAAACATCGCTTCAATTAAAGGTCACTATAGTCTCACAAGTATGAAAAGCCTGACTTATGGCATTAGCAAGGCGGGAGTTATTGCTCTGACGCAAGCACTAGCAAAGGAATTTCCAACGGTTCGTATAAATAGTGTTTCTCCTGGCTATGTTAAAACAGATATGTCAAAGAGCTGGCCTCCTGAAATTTTTGACAAAATTAGCAAACAGACAATTCTAAGTCGTATTGCACAACCTGAAGAAATTGCCCAGGCTGTTTTATTCTTGGCTTCTGACGATGCTTCATATGCCACAGGGACTGATTTATTGATTGACGGAGGCTTCAATATCAAGGATAAATAG
- a CDS encoding recombinase family protein, with protein MTKNILAIANYRVSSDEQLLNDSLARQKRSVEKAADELGVKIVRHWSGSVSSKKWANLDRDDLEQMLTECRHNRAIKYAIFDELDRFMRSMLELAHFIVEFKKLGVEVKFASQPNLKTDTASNTLILMLEAFKAEGSNEERQRKSIAGQINALRDGRYPFAPKPGYMGGRKTGVPAIHPIKGPALQKVLLDIVNKHVTPSQGLIDLNNSDFMKGGHSLYKMDKFRKIVTDSFYAGVVEIDKQVKFRNENGLHDPLITLEQHYELVRIMDKKKKVQAGPRKNGNPDYPLSNLVTCKLCVGKSTIPRYAGFKHSNGKSKTLVYHKYRCRSCNRYIPREELHPKIELQFQSNPITQDGEQDFVEALDIVWKRKEAQARQDAVRLNEKIKDVKNDINNRAMAAIDPSNLSIKSEILSNVAKLKSELETLEEESSGLVIKADNDKERFLQFAFSFVRNMGNRFLEISHENRVRCKQVVFPAGFQLDANNKVYTPEISPLITLATNKKDLPKLEKSLMVRVKRL; from the coding sequence ATGACTAAAAACATACTCGCAATAGCCAACTATCGTGTTTCAAGTGACGAACAGCTACTCAATGACAGCCTTGCACGACAAAAAAGGTCTGTAGAGAAAGCTGCCGACGAACTTGGCGTTAAAATTGTACGCCATTGGTCTGGAAGCGTATCAAGTAAAAAATGGGCTAACTTGGATCGAGATGATCTTGAGCAAATGCTTACCGAATGTCGGCACAACCGTGCGATTAAATATGCCATTTTCGATGAATTGGATCGTTTTATGCGTTCAATGCTTGAGTTAGCTCACTTTATCGTCGAATTCAAAAAGCTAGGAGTGGAGGTAAAGTTTGCCTCACAGCCTAATCTAAAAACAGATACTGCTTCCAATACCCTGATACTCATGCTTGAAGCCTTCAAAGCGGAAGGCAGTAACGAGGAAAGGCAAAGAAAGTCTATTGCAGGGCAGATCAATGCCCTACGAGACGGCCGGTATCCATTTGCTCCTAAGCCAGGCTATATGGGTGGGCGAAAAACTGGTGTACCAGCAATACACCCGATCAAGGGACCCGCATTACAAAAAGTGTTATTAGACATTGTTAATAAACATGTTACGCCGTCGCAAGGTTTGATCGACTTGAATAATAGTGATTTCATGAAGGGTGGTCATTCATTATATAAGATGGATAAGTTCCGTAAGATCGTAACTGATTCATTCTATGCAGGTGTAGTCGAAATAGATAAACAAGTGAAGTTTCGTAATGAAAATGGATTACATGATCCCTTAATCACTTTAGAACAGCATTATGAACTCGTAAGAATAATGGACAAGAAAAAGAAAGTCCAAGCTGGTCCAAGGAAGAATGGCAATCCCGACTACCCATTGAGTAACTTAGTTACATGCAAACTTTGTGTCGGTAAATCAACGATACCAAGATATGCAGGATTCAAACATAGCAATGGGAAAAGTAAGACACTTGTTTATCACAAATATAGATGTCGGTCATGCAATAGATACATTCCAAGGGAAGAACTACATCCAAAAATTGAACTCCAATTCCAGAGCAATCCGATCACACAAGATGGCGAGCAAGATTTTGTCGAGGCATTAGACATAGTATGGAAGCGTAAAGAAGCTCAGGCAAGACAGGACGCGGTGCGATTGAATGAAAAAATCAAAGATGTAAAAAATGATATAAATAACCGTGCGATGGCGGCCATAGACCCATCCAATCTTTCCATTAAGTCGGAGATTTTGTCGAATGTCGCAAAGCTAAAAAGCGAACTGGAAACCCTAGAGGAAGAGTCATCTGGCTTGGTCATTAAAGCTGATAACGACAAGGAGCGTTTCTTGCAGTTTGCTTTCAGTTTTGTACGTAACATGGGCAATCGCTTTCTTGAAATATCTCATGAGAACAGAGTGAGGTGTAAACAAGTCGTTTTTCCAGCAGGATTTCAACTCGACGCAAATAATAAAGTTTACACCCCCGAAATTAGCCCTCTTATCACCTTAGCCACAAACAAAAAAGACCTTCCAAAACTTGAAAAGTCTCTTATGGTGCGGGTTAAGAGACTCTAA
- a CDS encoding Type 1 glutamine amidotransferase-like domain-containing protein, which yields MKLLLTSNGFCTPEIIAKCVELAGKPQNEINFAVINEAYAVEHGDHGWVLDDLNKIKDNFKGRIELVNLLALDLETVKTRLQLADVIFVIGGHTDYLMSVIKKAGLDKLLPELLETKVYVGSSAGSMVMCNRVSTEAYAKIYGEENDYDINEYLGLVDVAIKPHLNSKLFPNNRKEVLLEIAKNYKGVIYGLSDEAAIVVDGDSTYVIGDNTVKIIDGELTQ from the coding sequence ATGAAGCTTCTTCTCACCTCAAATGGCTTTTGTACGCCTGAAATTATTGCAAAATGCGTCGAGCTTGCGGGAAAACCTCAGAACGAAATCAATTTTGCTGTTATAAACGAAGCATACGCTGTTGAGCATGGGGACCATGGTTGGGTCTTGGATGATCTCAATAAAATAAAAGATAATTTCAAAGGCCGTATAGAGTTAGTGAACCTTCTCGCGCTTGATCTTGAAACGGTTAAGACAAGGCTCCAGTTGGCTGATGTGATTTTCGTTATCGGCGGTCATACCGATTACCTGATGAGTGTCATTAAAAAGGCAGGTCTCGACAAATTGCTTCCAGAATTACTTGAGACAAAAGTATATGTTGGCAGTAGTGCAGGTTCGATGGTTATGTGCAATCGAGTTTCAACTGAAGCGTACGCCAAAATATATGGCGAAGAAAATGACTATGACATCAATGAGTATCTTGGCTTAGTTGATGTGGCTATTAAACCACATCTTAACTCTAAACTTTTCCCCAATAACCGCAAAGAAGTGTTACTAGAAATCGCCAAGAATTATAAAGGAGTTATTTACGGCTTAAGCGATGAAGCAGCAATTGTTGTGGATGGCGATTCAACATACGTAATTGGTGACAACACTGTGAAGATTATTGACGGGGAACTTACTCAATAG
- a CDS encoding inositol monophosphatase has protein sequence MTTSFTRLDLAVQLAKQAGRIELKYFRQDVQSNNKNPRDLVTQADIEAEQTIIAGIKVHFPQDAILAEESGVHQGEGSEYSWTIDPLDGTGNFFKGSPDFCVMIAILQDNQPIASVIYFPIIEQLYIAEKGNGATKNGELLHVSSELKLASMYANTHMSSKMEIRKENLALYEKTLLNVRNVHVINACIGRLLCDIAEGIADFHFRVGLHLWDYLPGQLLIEEAGGKVTDLKGKTLSEEAEGVIASNGTIHNELVEFLG, from the coding sequence ATGACAACATCTTTCACTCGTCTCGACCTCGCAGTCCAGCTTGCCAAACAAGCGGGAAGAATTGAACTTAAATATTTTCGTCAAGACGTACAGTCTAACAATAAAAACCCCCGCGATCTTGTAACTCAAGCCGATATAGAAGCTGAACAGACAATTATCGCCGGCATCAAAGTGCACTTCCCGCAAGATGCAATTCTTGCCGAAGAAAGTGGTGTGCACCAGGGTGAAGGTAGCGAATACTCATGGACGATCGATCCTTTAGATGGGACTGGTAACTTCTTCAAAGGAAGTCCAGACTTTTGTGTGATGATAGCTATCTTGCAAGACAATCAACCCATAGCAAGTGTCATTTATTTCCCGATTATTGAACAGCTCTATATTGCCGAAAAAGGTAACGGAGCAACAAAAAATGGTGAATTACTGCATGTTTCAAGTGAGTTAAAGCTCGCATCGATGTATGCCAACACCCACATGAGTTCTAAGATGGAAATTCGCAAAGAAAATCTTGCTTTGTACGAAAAGACACTTCTCAACGTTCGGAATGTTCATGTTATTAATGCTTGTATTGGACGCTTACTCTGTGATATTGCCGAAGGTATTGCTGATTTCCATTTCCGAGTTGGGCTGCATTTGTGGGATTATCTACCCGGTCAGCTACTCATCGAGGAAGCGGGCGGCAAAGTAACTGACCTGAAAGGAAAGACTCTCTCAGAAGAAGCCGAAGGTGTAATCGCAAGTAACGGGACAATACACAATGAGCTTGTGGAATTCTTAGGATGA
- a CDS encoding antitoxin VbhA family protein, giving the protein MNSPTQKRRKIVEQAIANEKLEGLKVSQESQKIAGDYVLGKMSAKQAAEKIRAYYESLYITGLSL; this is encoded by the coding sequence ATGAATTCACCTACGCAAAAACGAAGAAAAATTGTCGAACAAGCTATCGCCAACGAAAAACTCGAAGGCCTAAAAGTTTCACAGGAATCTCAAAAGATTGCTGGTGACTATGTTTTAGGTAAAATGTCCGCCAAGCAAGCAGCAGAAAAGATACGCGCTTATTACGAATCACTATACATAACGGGATTGTCTTTATAG
- a CDS encoding NYN domain-containing protein, producing the protein MKNYCYIDGQNLHLGTASAEPSWGVDLYKFRIYLREKYKVERAFYYLGYVQEGLKIEQLYENIQNAGFILVFRQHNSAMIGNKKGNVDSDIIFSVMKRLHKDRDFDKIVLVSGDGDYKMLIDYLIEESKLEKILFPNKKFRSSLYKQIGASYFAYLDDKDVKRKIARTKTKK; encoded by the coding sequence ATGAAAAATTATTGTTACATTGATGGTCAAAATTTACATCTTGGCACGGCGAGTGCCGAGCCTTCCTGGGGCGTTGATTTGTATAAATTTCGAATTTACCTTCGCGAGAAATACAAGGTCGAAAGGGCATTTTATTATCTTGGATATGTACAGGAAGGCTTAAAAATTGAACAGCTTTACGAAAACATTCAGAATGCTGGTTTTATTCTTGTTTTCAGACAGCATAATTCCGCAATGATTGGCAATAAGAAGGGAAACGTTGATTCCGATATCATATTTTCAGTCATGAAGCGTCTCCATAAAGATCGAGATTTTGACAAAATAGTGCTTGTTTCTGGTGACGGAGATTATAAGATGCTAATTGACTACCTTATTGAAGAGTCAAAACTGGAGAAAATTCTCTTTCCGAATAAGAAATTCCGGTCGTCACTCTACAAGCAAATAGGGGCGTCATACTTTGCATATCTTGATGATAAAGACGTGAAGCGAAAGATAGCTCGTACCAAGACCAAGAAATAA
- a CDS encoding type II toxin-antitoxin system mRNA interferase toxin, RelE/StbE family produces MNVVFHKRFDKMASKLSSKVKEKMVERITRFSKDPLDYVLRNHALNTPYKGSYGIDVTGDYRAIYYLVDDETAMFTHIGTHSQLYK; encoded by the coding sequence ATGAACGTAGTTTTTCATAAACGCTTTGATAAAATGGCTAGCAAGCTTTCTTCAAAGGTAAAAGAAAAGATGGTTGAACGCATCACGAGGTTCAGTAAAGATCCCCTTGACTACGTATTAAGAAACCACGCGCTGAATACTCCATACAAAGGGAGCTACGGTATTGATGTTACTGGTGACTATAGAGCTATCTACTACCTGGTAGATGATGAAACAGCTATGTTTACACATATTGGTACGCATAGTCAGCTATACAAATAG
- a CDS encoding Fic family protein — translation MNKILIGQYVHQKEGYKAFIPNDFPPGGDLGLDRKIIAKHTEAVRLLGKLDGITELLPDKDWFLTMFIRKDASSSSQIEGTNATMMDAIERENVEPSINLPADVDDILHYIDALNYGLKRAETFPITLRFVRELHEKLMTNARVTHPAYPGEFRTKQNWISGTRPDNAKYVPPPVHEMKTALDQFEKFIHAEDDFLPLIKAGFLHAQFETIHPFNDGNGRTGRMLITMFLWYKGLLEMPILYLSSYFKQHQKLYYEKLDGYHNGEVVEWLDFFLDGVIEIANSAIATCAAITKLRERDMAKVQMLNRTASEATVKVLENLYKIPIAGIADIVKWTGYTERGGYKVIERLVGIGILSPMKKGENVYAQKWIYGDYLSLFDGDN, via the coding sequence ATGAACAAGATTTTAATTGGACAATACGTACACCAAAAAGAAGGTTATAAAGCTTTTATACCTAATGACTTTCCGCCAGGAGGTGATTTGGGACTAGACCGTAAGATAATTGCTAAACATACAGAAGCAGTTCGACTGCTCGGTAAATTAGATGGTATTACTGAATTATTACCTGATAAGGATTGGTTTCTGACAATGTTTATCCGCAAGGATGCATCATCATCGAGCCAAATAGAAGGCACGAATGCTACCATGATGGATGCAATTGAGCGGGAAAATGTAGAGCCGAGTATTAATTTGCCAGCTGACGTAGATGATATTCTGCATTATATTGATGCATTAAATTATGGGCTTAAACGCGCCGAAACGTTTCCGATTACCCTTCGATTTGTTCGCGAACTTCACGAAAAATTGATGACTAATGCTAGAGTAACCCACCCTGCATATCCAGGTGAATTTCGCACTAAGCAGAACTGGATTTCTGGTACTCGGCCAGATAATGCAAAATATGTTCCGCCTCCAGTTCATGAGATGAAAACTGCTCTTGACCAGTTTGAGAAATTTATTCATGCAGAAGATGACTTCTTACCTCTTATTAAGGCGGGATTTTTACATGCCCAGTTTGAAACAATTCACCCATTTAATGACGGTAATGGACGCACTGGTCGTATGCTTATTACAATGTTCCTTTGGTATAAAGGTTTGCTAGAAATGCCTATTCTTTATCTATCTTCATATTTCAAGCAACATCAGAAACTATACTATGAGAAGCTCGATGGTTATCATAATGGAGAAGTGGTAGAATGGCTTGATTTCTTTCTTGATGGTGTTATTGAGATTGCTAACTCCGCCATTGCTACCTGTGCTGCAATTACAAAACTTCGAGAGCGTGACATGGCCAAGGTTCAGATGCTTAATCGTACGGCTTCTGAAGCTACTGTTAAAGTACTTGAAAACTTGTACAAAATTCCGATTGCTGGTATTGCAGATATTGTAAAATGGACAGGCTACACGGAGCGAGGCGGCTATAAAGTTATTGAACGACTTGTCGGCATAGGTATCCTTTCACCAATGAAGAAAGGTGAAAATGTGTATGCACAGAAATGGATTTACGGAGATTATCTGTCACTATTTGATGGTGATAACTAA